The following is a genomic window from Prevotella nigrescens.
TTTTTATAAGCATGGAAAACCTGCACTAACAAAAATAAAGGAACACACATAGATATCCACAGGCAACCTAAAGAAACTTTTAATACCGATACTGGAGTGCTATGCAGAATAATAACAGACAATATACTAAATCCTTTTATATAATCTATAAACGGATCATATTCACTCTTTTTAAATGAGAATATTCTATTTTCCATTAAGAATTATCCAATATCTATTTTATAAATGTACCTTATAATATATCCAGGCAAGTAAATAAGTGATAGGATTCATATATTTTTTAAGAATATATAAATGACTCCTCATACCATATTGTTTTCTTGCAGTATTGCCAGAACTTTCTCCCTCAAGATGAATTATTTTCGGTGAAGTAATAATCATTCTTTTATATCCTTTCTTCATCATGCGATATTGTAATTCGCCTTCTTCTCCATAGAGAAAAATATTCTCATCAAATATTCCAGCTTCGTCAATTGCAGATCGTGGGATAAACATATCAGCACCACTAATACATTCAACTTCCTTATCAGTATAATCTGGCTCATAATTATGGGGGGAGAACATTCGCCTAAAGAATTCTTTTATTGTAAACGCAGGAAAATAAAAGAAAGAATTTCTATAAGTACCATCATTTCCTTGTAGATAACATCCATAAATAATTCTTGAATTATGTGACTTAGCATATTTGAAAAATTCACCAATAGCATTATTCAACAATAGTGTATCAGAATTGAGCAAAAAGAAATAATCTCCATTAGCAACCTCTATACCTCGATTATTACCATAGCCGAATCCACCATTCTTTTTTGAATAAATATATTTTATTCTTGAATCTCTCTCAAATTTCTCCTTCGAGCCATCTGTAGAAGCATTATCTACGACAATTATCTCATAAGAAACACAATATGTATGCTTTATGATACTTTTAATACAGGCAGAGGTTAAATCGCAAGTATTATAATTAACTATAATAACAGAAACATCCATTTTCATTAGAATATTTTAAAGAGTTTACGAGAATATCGAAATACCAGAAATGCCTCTATGAAAGAAGAAAACATACTAATATATGCTGTATATAATGCTGAATATCTCGTCAATAATAAAGATAGGATTAGGTGAATAACAGATACTCCTACTGTCATAAACATCAATTCTTTTGTCTTTTTATAATAGAACAAAAAATTACAGAACTGCAGATATACACACTGAAAGAATGTACTTAAACAAAGAGGTAATAGATAAATAACTGATTCACCATAATTGGGAAATAGAATGGGAATAAGTAAACAGCATACGCCAAATACCACTAAAGTAATCCCAGCATAAAATACTAATAATAGAACAGTTTGTTTTCTAAGTTTTTCTCGAACAGAGAAGTCATTTTGAGAAAGGTACTTATAAATGTATACGGAGTTTGATTTATTAAAAGCTGCTCCAACCGAGTAAATAATAAATGCAAAGTTGATAGCAAAACTAAATAATCCTACAGCCGTAGTCCCGAAATGTGCATTAATAATATAACGGTCCATTCCCTGACGTAGAAAACCATTTATACTGTGAGGAATTAAAGGAATACCAAACAACAAAGTTTCCTTGTATATAGCTTTTGTAGGTGAAAGACGTCTTATATACCCTTTGTTAATTAAGTTTACTAACCCCATAACTAAAAATATTGTAGCAGCGATTAGATTTGCCTCTATACGCCCTATCCAATCTTGATTAAAGCCGATTACAAGTAAAAGAGAAAAGACGATATTCACAATTGTAGATAAAGTAGTTAGGAAGCCATACTTTAGGCTTTTTTCTTCTAACCTGTATATATCTAGTAATAAATTATACACAACAGTTGATGCACAAATATAAATACATATTATTTGTAGCATTGGTTGGATATTCGTGATATTAGTTACAAAGTTTGAAAAGATCCCGACGATCAACAGCAATATGGCAGAAACAGTTAATGTAGAATTCAGAACAACACTGATATATTTTGATAAGATCTCACGTGAGACCTTAAAATATTTAATGCTTACGATTCCCGAGGTACATAGACAAATTACATAACTAACAACACTGACTGTTGTATAAAAGAGATTTAACTTCCCATAAGATGATGGAAATATATAACGTGATAATATAATGAGCAGAAAGAAATTTAATCCTTGATTCAAAAAAGAGAAAAAAGCAAAGATACTTCCACTCTGTACATTTTTATTATATAATATTCTATGAACGATATTATTCATCGTTATTTATTCCCTGTTAAAAGATTATCTAAGTTCTTCTTTTCGTAGGCATCAATGTAAGAATCTTTTGTTCTATTGATTATTTGGATATGCATATAATCTGCAAAATCTCTAAGATACATATGTCCTGTAAAAGTTGCTAACTGTGACTCTAAGAAATCTCGGAGTTTGATTGGATTTCCTTCGTAATCCAACCATACATGCTCTGTGTTACCGTAATAATGTCTATCTATCAAAACAACTTCATTGTGTTCATTCACTTTTATATCATTCATCCATGAATGTTCAACACCCAAAAGATTAATTTCTTTATAACCATTTAAAATAGCAGTGTAAATAGCAGCAATACTAACATTTGTACCATTCGGGGATACTAGTCCTTTCTTATACAGCCACATCTTTAAAAAATTTGCACTGCGTGTTTCTGGTTCCCAGTTGTTGTTTGCATACCTACACACCGTCACATGCCCATTT
Proteins encoded in this region:
- a CDS encoding glycosyltransferase family 2 protein, encoding MDVSVIIVNYNTCDLTSACIKSIIKHTYCVSYEIIVVDNASTDGSKEKFERDSRIKYIYSKKNGGFGYGNNRGIEVANGDYFFLLNSDTLLLNNAIGEFFKYAKSHNSRIIYGCYLQGNDGTYRNSFFYFPAFTIKEFFRRMFSPHNYEPDYTDKEVECISGADMFIPRSAIDEAGIFDENIFLYGEEGELQYRMMKKGYKRMIITSPKIIHLEGESSGNTARKQYGMRSHLYILKKYMNPITYLLAWIYYKVHL
- a CDS encoding lipopolysaccharide biosynthesis protein, coding for MNNIVHRILYNKNVQSGSIFAFFSFLNQGLNFFLLIILSRYIFPSSYGKLNLFYTTVSVVSYVICLCTSGIVSIKYFKVSREILSKYISVVLNSTLTVSAILLLIVGIFSNFVTNITNIQPMLQIICIYICASTVVYNLLLDIYRLEEKSLKYGFLTTLSTIVNIVFSLLLVIGFNQDWIGRIEANLIAATIFLVMGLVNLINKGYIRRLSPTKAIYKETLLFGIPLIPHSINGFLRQGMDRYIINAHFGTTAVGLFSFAINFAFIIYSVGAAFNKSNSVYIYKYLSQNDFSVREKLRKQTVLLLVFYAGITLVVFGVCCLLIPILFPNYGESVIYLLPLCLSTFFQCVYLQFCNFLFYYKKTKELMFMTVGVSVIHLILSLLLTRYSALYTAYISMFSSFIEAFLVFRYSRKLFKIF